Proteins encoded together in one Impatiens glandulifera chromosome 1, dImpGla2.1, whole genome shotgun sequence window:
- the LOC124920375 gene encoding condensin-1 complex subunit CAP-D2 isoform X1, with the protein MAPPFIFPPNLQSLEEDCEEDDRLTVHKPINISSFSPSELEEFVKGVSFDLSDKELFCIEEQDVFDQVYSLVKGFSCLTPAGKFNLVETLRSNFSVLLPNVDSLTRVSQGQDVEEVSLIDRVASHRNAFKIYTFFLIHIVLIEESNAVSSQNSKVVANSRKKHQINSWSWEPQRGRILNLIANSLEINLPLLFGSSDPDDNYLSFTVKNAFSMFENQTLLKDSESKDALCRIIGICATRYRYTAQSCASILHLVHKYDFVIIHLVDAVARAEKKYADGSLATSLIREFGRTNPKNYMKDTVGAENIGRFIVELADKLPKLVSINIGLLVPHLGGESYKIRNALVGVLGKLILKAFKDVDSEESSKTTRLRTKQAMLDILVERCRDVSAYTRSRVMQVWTELCEEYSISIGLWNEVSSVASGRLEDKSAIVRKSALNLLIMMLQHNPFGPQLRVSSFEATLEQYKKKLSELEQNATSDSVLDELPSDNDNCNGDGEVNDIEAVAVSQEEQNSVTDSYLSGVDIDNSQKDACVPDLGNLEQTRALIASLQAGLRFSKCISAMLPTLVQLMASSSSSDVENSILLLMRCKQFQIDGSENCLRKMLPLVFSQDKSIYEAVENAFITIYIGKSPEETAKNIIHVALDSNIGDLAALEFIVGALVSKGDITSSTISALWDFFCFNISGTTPNQSSGALSVLCMAAKSSTAVLGSHIQDIIDIGFGRWAKSEPLLARSACIALQRLSEEDKKKMLSNNGSRVFGILESLITKTWLSDNVWYAAAAKAIDALYAIHPTPEAFAASIVKKSLSSVFNFSEGDSLENDVESDKSDVLNNTVQVAKLGRYLFVVSHIALNQLVYIESCVRKVQKEKAKKEKLIAEGQNSVCRGESNVDSSKDNGMSAELGLAASDDQMLDSLAERTEKEIIADGSNDSNLIGCCAPFLSKICRNFSLMQKYPELQASGMLALCRFMIIDAGFCEANLQLLFTVVDNAPSEIVRSNCTIALGDLVVRFPNLLEPWTEKVYARLRDPAVSVRKNAVLVLSHLILNDMMKVKGYINEMATRLEDEDERISNLVKLFFHELSKKGSNPIYNLLPDILGKLSNENLNRESFCNIMQFLINSIKRDKQMDSLVEKLCNRFSGLTDNKQCEYISYCLSQLTFTEKGMKKLMESFKVYEHVLSDDMVLDNFKAIISKGKKSGKQEMKACIEEFEEKLTKYHIEKKEQEITTKNAQIHQRKLDSLEEIELASIKEEESLHSEISEVTGDEINGSKEESKSIEQNGHSPASNVKKETECSEEEDQSTATSLKGTSKLRPKRTCKAVQMNTSTIAKKANGTRKR; encoded by the exons ATGGCTCCTCCATTCATCTTTCCACCTAATCTCCAATCCCTAGAAGAAGACTGCGAAGAAGATGACCGACTCACAGTCCACAAACCAATCAACATCTCATCCTTCAGCCCTTCAGAGCTCGAAGAATTCGTCAAAG GTGTATCATTCGATCTTTCTGATAAAGAATTATTCTGCATAGAAGAGCAAGATGTGTTTGATCAAGTTTATTCACTTGTTAAGGGTTTCTCTTGTTTAACTCCGGCTGGAAAATTCAATCTCGTTGAGACTTTAAGATCTAATTTCAGTGTTCTTTTACCAAATGTCGATTCCCTTACGAGAGTGTCTCAGGGACAGGATGTGGAAGAGGTTTCACTTATTGATCGAGTTGCATCACACCGGAATGCTTTCAAGATCTACACGTTTTTCCTCATTCATATTGTGCTTATTGAGGAGTCGAATGCTGTTTCAAGTCAGAATTCGAAG GTGGTTGCTAATAGTAGAAAGAAACATCAAATAAATTCGTGGAGTTGGGAACCTCAGAGGGGTCGAATACTTAATTTGATTGCTAATTCATTGGAGATCAACCTTCCTTTGCTTTTTGGATCTTCTGACCCAGATGACAATTACTTGTCTTTTACTGTCAA AAATGCATTCTCTATGTTTGAGAATCAAACACTACTAAAAGATTCTGAATCAAAGGACGCTTTATGTCGCATAATTGGGATATGTGCCACAAGATATCGTTACACAGCACAATCATGTGCTTCAATTTTGCACTTGGTTcataaatatgattttgttatCATCCACTTGGTTGATGCTGTTGCTAGAGCGGAGAAGAAGTATGCAGATGGAAGCTTGGCAACCTCCTTGATTAGGGAATTCGGTAGAACTAATCCGAAAAACTATATGAAGGATACTGTTGGGGCAGAAAACATTGGGCGGTTTATTGTGGAGCTTGCTGATAAGCTGCCAAAGTTGGTTTCAATCAACATTGGGCTTTTGGTTCCACATTTGGGGGGAGAATCTTACAAAATACGAAATGCTCTTGTTGGTGTGCTTGGTAAGTTGATTTTGAAGGCATTCAAGGATGTAGACAGTGAAGAGAGCTCTAAAACCACTCGACTTAGGACTAAGCAAGCAATGTTGGATATTTTAGTAGAACGGTGCAGAGATGTTTCTGCCTACACCAGGAGCAGAGTTATGCAGGTATGGACTGAACTATGTGAGGAATATTCCATTTCCATTGGTCTATGGAATGAGGTTTCATCTGTGGCTTCAGGGAGGTTGGAAGATAAGAGTGCCATTGTAAGAAAATCTGCACTCAATCTACTCATTATGATGTTGCAACACAACCCATTTGGTCCACAGCTTCGTGTATCATCTTTTGAAGCAACTTTGGAGCAGTACAAGAAGAAACTAAGTGAACTTGAACAAAATGCCACTTCTGATAGTGTTTTGGATGAACTTCCATCAGACAATGACAATTGCAATGGAGATGGTGAAGTTAATGATATAGAAGCTGTAGCAGTGTCCCAAGAAGAACAAAATAGTGTAACCGACAGCTATTTATCTGGTGTAGACATTGACAATAGCCAGAAGGATGCTTGTGTACCAGATCTTGGAAATTTGGAGCAAACGAGAGCCTTGATTGCATCACTTCAAGCGGGTTTGAGATTTTCAAAGTGTATATCTGCCATGTTACCTACCCTCGTTCAATTGATGgcttcatcttcttcaagtGATGTAGAAAACTCGATTCTTTTACTAATGAGGTGCAAACAGTTCCAGATTGATGGGTCAGAGAATTGCCTCCGCAAGATGTTGCCTTTG GTGTTTTCACAGGATAAATCCATTTACGAGGCAGTGGAGAATGCATTCATCACCATATACATAGGGAAAAGCCCTGAAGAAACTGCAAAAAACATTATACATGTAGCTTTAGATTCCAATATTGGAGATCTTGCAGCTCTAGAATTCATTGTTGGTGCATTGGTTTCCAAAGGTGACATAACAAGTAGCACG ATATCAGCATTGTGGGATTTCTTTTGCTTTAATATAAGTGGAACAACACCTAATCAAAGTAGTGGTGCATTATCAGTGTTGTGCATGGCAGCAAAATCCTCAACCGCGGTTTTAGGCTCTCACATACAGGACATTATTGACATTGGTTTTGGTAGATGGGCGAAAAGTGAACCTTTACTTGCAAGATCAGCATGTATTGCCCTTCAAAGGTTGTCTGAAGAggataagaaaaaaatgttgtCAAACAATGGGAGTCGGGTATTTGGTATATTAGAAAGTTTAATCACAAAGACTTGGCTTTCCGACAATGTGTGGTATGCTGCAGCTGCTAAAGCTATAGATGCTCTATATGCCATTCATCCAACTCCTGAAGCATTTGCTGCTAGCATAGTGAAAAAATCCCTTTCTTCTGTTTTTAATTTCTCTGAAGGGGATAGTTTAGAAAATGATGTCGAGAGTGATAAGAGCGATGTTCTTAACAACACAGTTCAAGTTGCTAAACTAGGCAGATATTTATTTGTTGTTAGCCACATTGCACTAAACCAATTGGTTTACATTGAATCGTGTGTGAGGAAAGTCCAAAAAGAGAAGgccaaaaaagagaaattaattgCTGAGGGCCAGAATTCCGTTTGCAGAGGAGAATCGAATGTGGACAGCTCAAAG gACAATGGCATGAGTGCGGAGCTAGGTCTTGCCGCATCGGATGATCAAATGCTTGATAGCCTTGCAGAGAGAACAGAGAAAGAAATAATCGCGGATGGTTCCAATGATAGTAATTTGATTGGATGTTGTGCTCCTTTCCTCTCTAAAATTTGTAGAAACTTCAGTTTGATGCAGAAG TATCCTGAGCTGCAGGCCTCTGGAATGCTTGCTTTATGTAGATTCATGATCATTGATGCTggtttttg TGAAGCAAATCTACAGCTTCTATTCACTGTTGTGGATAACGCACCATCAGAAATTGTCCGTTCAAATTGCACTATTGCTTTAGGAGACTTGGTAGTCCGATTTCCTAATTTGTTAGAACCATGGACGGAGAAAGTATATGCCAGGCTTAGAGATCCAGCAGTTTCTGTTAGGAAGAATGCTGTATTGGTTCTTTCTCATCTGATTTTGAACGATATGATGAAG GTGAAAGGATACATAAATGAAATGGCTACACGcttagaagatgaagatgaaaggATCTCAAACCTGGTCAAACTTTTCTTTCACGAGCTATCCAAGAAAG GGAGTAACCCGATATACAATCTACTTCCTGATATCCTTGGCAAGTTATCCAATGAAAACTTGAATAGAGAGTCCTTCTGCAACATAATGCAATTCCTAATTAACTCTATCAAGAGG GATAAGCAGATGGATTCTCTTGTCGAGAAACTTTGTAATAGATTTAGTGGACTCACAG ATAATAAGCAATGCGAATACATATCATACTGCCTTTCGCAACTGACGTTCACTGAAAAAGGCATGAAAAAGCTGATGGAGTCATTTAAAGTGTATGAACATGTCCTTTCAGATGATATGGTATTAGATAACTTTAAAGCCATTATTAGCAAG GGTAAGAAGTCTGGCAAACAAGAAATGAAAGCATGCATTGAggaatttgaagaaaaacttaCCAAGTATcatattgagaaaaaagaaCAAGAAATTACAACAAAAAATGCTCAAATTCATCAGAGAAAACTCGATAGCTTGGAAGAGATTGAGCTGGCTAGTATTAAGGAGGAAGAAAGTCTTCATTCTGAAATTTCTGAAG TTACAGGTGATGAAATCAATGGATCCAAGGAAGAATCAAAATCCATTGAGCAAAATGGGCATTCTCCAGCTTCCAATGTGAAGAAGGAAACAGAATGTAGTGAAGAGGAGGATCAGTCAACTGCTACTAGTCTGAAAG GTACTTCTAAACTAAGACCCAAGAGAACCTGCAAAGCTGTTCAAATGAATACTTCTACTATTGCAAAAAAAGCTAATGGCACAAGGAAAAG ATGA
- the LOC124920375 gene encoding condensin-1 complex subunit CAP-D2 isoform X2, with protein MAPPFIFPPNLQSLEEDCEEDDRLTVHKPINISSFSPSELEEFVKGVSFDLSDKELFCIEEQDVFDQVYSLVKGFSCLTPAGKFNLVETLRSNFSVLLPNVDSLTRVSQGQDVEEVSLIDRVASHRNAFKIYTFFLIHIVLIEESNAVSSQNSKVVANSRKKHQINSWSWEPQRGRILNLIANSLEINLPLLFGSSDPDDNYLSFTVKNAFSMFENQTLLKDSESKDALCRIIGICATRYRYTAQSCASILHLVHKYDFVIIHLVDAVARAEKKYADGSLATSLIREFGRTNPKNYMKDTVGAENIGRFIVELADKLPKLVSINIGLLVPHLGGESYKIRNALVGVLGKLILKAFKDVDSEESSKTTRLRTKQAMLDILVERCRDVSAYTRSRVMQVWTELCEEYSISIGLWNEVSSVASGRLEDKSAIVRKSALNLLIMMLQHNPFGPQLRVSSFEATLEQYKKKLSELEQNATSDSVLDELPSDNDNCNGDGEVNDIEAVAVSQEEQNSVTDSYLSGVDIDNSQKDACVPDLGNLEQTRALIASLQAGLRFSKCISAMLPTLVQLMASSSSSDVENSILLLMRCKQFQIDGSENCLRKMLPLVFSQDKSIYEAVENAFITIYIGKSPEETAKNIIHVALDSNIGDLAALEFIVGALVSKGDITSSTISALWDFFCFNISGTTPNQSSGALSVLCMAAKSSTAVLGSHIQDIIDIGFGRWAKSEPLLARSACIALQRLSEEDKKKMLSNNGSRVFGILESLITKTWLSDNVWYAAAAKAIDALYAIHPTPEAFAASIVKKSLSSVFNFSEGDSLENDVESDKSDVLNNTVQVAKLGRYLFVVSHIALNQLVYIESCVRKVQKEKAKKEKLIAEGQNSVCRGESNVDSSKDNGMSAELGLAASDDQMLDSLAERTEKEIIADGSNDSNLIGCCAPFLSKICRNFSLMQKYPELQASGMLALCRFMIIDAGFCEANLQLLFTVVDNAPSEIVRSNCTIALGDLVVRFPNLLEPWTEKVYARLRDPAVSVRKNAVLVLSHLILNDMMKVKGYINEMATRLEDEDERISNLVKLFFHELSKKGSNPIYNLLPDILGKLSNENLNRESFCNIMQFLINSIKRDKQMDSLVEKLCNRFSGLTDNKQCEYISYCLSQLTFTEKGMKKLMESFKVYEHVLSDDMVLDNFKAIISKGKKSGKQEMKACIEEFEEKLTKYHIEKKEQEITTKNAQIHQRKLDSLEEIELASIKEEESLHSEISEGDEINGSKEESKSIEQNGHSPASNVKKETECSEEEDQSTATSLKGTSKLRPKRTCKAVQMNTSTIAKKANGTRKR; from the exons ATGGCTCCTCCATTCATCTTTCCACCTAATCTCCAATCCCTAGAAGAAGACTGCGAAGAAGATGACCGACTCACAGTCCACAAACCAATCAACATCTCATCCTTCAGCCCTTCAGAGCTCGAAGAATTCGTCAAAG GTGTATCATTCGATCTTTCTGATAAAGAATTATTCTGCATAGAAGAGCAAGATGTGTTTGATCAAGTTTATTCACTTGTTAAGGGTTTCTCTTGTTTAACTCCGGCTGGAAAATTCAATCTCGTTGAGACTTTAAGATCTAATTTCAGTGTTCTTTTACCAAATGTCGATTCCCTTACGAGAGTGTCTCAGGGACAGGATGTGGAAGAGGTTTCACTTATTGATCGAGTTGCATCACACCGGAATGCTTTCAAGATCTACACGTTTTTCCTCATTCATATTGTGCTTATTGAGGAGTCGAATGCTGTTTCAAGTCAGAATTCGAAG GTGGTTGCTAATAGTAGAAAGAAACATCAAATAAATTCGTGGAGTTGGGAACCTCAGAGGGGTCGAATACTTAATTTGATTGCTAATTCATTGGAGATCAACCTTCCTTTGCTTTTTGGATCTTCTGACCCAGATGACAATTACTTGTCTTTTACTGTCAA AAATGCATTCTCTATGTTTGAGAATCAAACACTACTAAAAGATTCTGAATCAAAGGACGCTTTATGTCGCATAATTGGGATATGTGCCACAAGATATCGTTACACAGCACAATCATGTGCTTCAATTTTGCACTTGGTTcataaatatgattttgttatCATCCACTTGGTTGATGCTGTTGCTAGAGCGGAGAAGAAGTATGCAGATGGAAGCTTGGCAACCTCCTTGATTAGGGAATTCGGTAGAACTAATCCGAAAAACTATATGAAGGATACTGTTGGGGCAGAAAACATTGGGCGGTTTATTGTGGAGCTTGCTGATAAGCTGCCAAAGTTGGTTTCAATCAACATTGGGCTTTTGGTTCCACATTTGGGGGGAGAATCTTACAAAATACGAAATGCTCTTGTTGGTGTGCTTGGTAAGTTGATTTTGAAGGCATTCAAGGATGTAGACAGTGAAGAGAGCTCTAAAACCACTCGACTTAGGACTAAGCAAGCAATGTTGGATATTTTAGTAGAACGGTGCAGAGATGTTTCTGCCTACACCAGGAGCAGAGTTATGCAGGTATGGACTGAACTATGTGAGGAATATTCCATTTCCATTGGTCTATGGAATGAGGTTTCATCTGTGGCTTCAGGGAGGTTGGAAGATAAGAGTGCCATTGTAAGAAAATCTGCACTCAATCTACTCATTATGATGTTGCAACACAACCCATTTGGTCCACAGCTTCGTGTATCATCTTTTGAAGCAACTTTGGAGCAGTACAAGAAGAAACTAAGTGAACTTGAACAAAATGCCACTTCTGATAGTGTTTTGGATGAACTTCCATCAGACAATGACAATTGCAATGGAGATGGTGAAGTTAATGATATAGAAGCTGTAGCAGTGTCCCAAGAAGAACAAAATAGTGTAACCGACAGCTATTTATCTGGTGTAGACATTGACAATAGCCAGAAGGATGCTTGTGTACCAGATCTTGGAAATTTGGAGCAAACGAGAGCCTTGATTGCATCACTTCAAGCGGGTTTGAGATTTTCAAAGTGTATATCTGCCATGTTACCTACCCTCGTTCAATTGATGgcttcatcttcttcaagtGATGTAGAAAACTCGATTCTTTTACTAATGAGGTGCAAACAGTTCCAGATTGATGGGTCAGAGAATTGCCTCCGCAAGATGTTGCCTTTG GTGTTTTCACAGGATAAATCCATTTACGAGGCAGTGGAGAATGCATTCATCACCATATACATAGGGAAAAGCCCTGAAGAAACTGCAAAAAACATTATACATGTAGCTTTAGATTCCAATATTGGAGATCTTGCAGCTCTAGAATTCATTGTTGGTGCATTGGTTTCCAAAGGTGACATAACAAGTAGCACG ATATCAGCATTGTGGGATTTCTTTTGCTTTAATATAAGTGGAACAACACCTAATCAAAGTAGTGGTGCATTATCAGTGTTGTGCATGGCAGCAAAATCCTCAACCGCGGTTTTAGGCTCTCACATACAGGACATTATTGACATTGGTTTTGGTAGATGGGCGAAAAGTGAACCTTTACTTGCAAGATCAGCATGTATTGCCCTTCAAAGGTTGTCTGAAGAggataagaaaaaaatgttgtCAAACAATGGGAGTCGGGTATTTGGTATATTAGAAAGTTTAATCACAAAGACTTGGCTTTCCGACAATGTGTGGTATGCTGCAGCTGCTAAAGCTATAGATGCTCTATATGCCATTCATCCAACTCCTGAAGCATTTGCTGCTAGCATAGTGAAAAAATCCCTTTCTTCTGTTTTTAATTTCTCTGAAGGGGATAGTTTAGAAAATGATGTCGAGAGTGATAAGAGCGATGTTCTTAACAACACAGTTCAAGTTGCTAAACTAGGCAGATATTTATTTGTTGTTAGCCACATTGCACTAAACCAATTGGTTTACATTGAATCGTGTGTGAGGAAAGTCCAAAAAGAGAAGgccaaaaaagagaaattaattgCTGAGGGCCAGAATTCCGTTTGCAGAGGAGAATCGAATGTGGACAGCTCAAAG gACAATGGCATGAGTGCGGAGCTAGGTCTTGCCGCATCGGATGATCAAATGCTTGATAGCCTTGCAGAGAGAACAGAGAAAGAAATAATCGCGGATGGTTCCAATGATAGTAATTTGATTGGATGTTGTGCTCCTTTCCTCTCTAAAATTTGTAGAAACTTCAGTTTGATGCAGAAG TATCCTGAGCTGCAGGCCTCTGGAATGCTTGCTTTATGTAGATTCATGATCATTGATGCTggtttttg TGAAGCAAATCTACAGCTTCTATTCACTGTTGTGGATAACGCACCATCAGAAATTGTCCGTTCAAATTGCACTATTGCTTTAGGAGACTTGGTAGTCCGATTTCCTAATTTGTTAGAACCATGGACGGAGAAAGTATATGCCAGGCTTAGAGATCCAGCAGTTTCTGTTAGGAAGAATGCTGTATTGGTTCTTTCTCATCTGATTTTGAACGATATGATGAAG GTGAAAGGATACATAAATGAAATGGCTACACGcttagaagatgaagatgaaaggATCTCAAACCTGGTCAAACTTTTCTTTCACGAGCTATCCAAGAAAG GGAGTAACCCGATATACAATCTACTTCCTGATATCCTTGGCAAGTTATCCAATGAAAACTTGAATAGAGAGTCCTTCTGCAACATAATGCAATTCCTAATTAACTCTATCAAGAGG GATAAGCAGATGGATTCTCTTGTCGAGAAACTTTGTAATAGATTTAGTGGACTCACAG ATAATAAGCAATGCGAATACATATCATACTGCCTTTCGCAACTGACGTTCACTGAAAAAGGCATGAAAAAGCTGATGGAGTCATTTAAAGTGTATGAACATGTCCTTTCAGATGATATGGTATTAGATAACTTTAAAGCCATTATTAGCAAG GGTAAGAAGTCTGGCAAACAAGAAATGAAAGCATGCATTGAggaatttgaagaaaaacttaCCAAGTATcatattgagaaaaaagaaCAAGAAATTACAACAAAAAATGCTCAAATTCATCAGAGAAAACTCGATAGCTTGGAAGAGATTGAGCTGGCTAGTATTAAGGAGGAAGAAAGTCTTCATTCTGAAATTTCTGAAG GTGATGAAATCAATGGATCCAAGGAAGAATCAAAATCCATTGAGCAAAATGGGCATTCTCCAGCTTCCAATGTGAAGAAGGAAACAGAATGTAGTGAAGAGGAGGATCAGTCAACTGCTACTAGTCTGAAAG GTACTTCTAAACTAAGACCCAAGAGAACCTGCAAAGCTGTTCAAATGAATACTTCTACTATTGCAAAAAAAGCTAATGGCACAAGGAAAAG ATGA